One region of Syntrophobacter fumaroxidans MPOB genomic DNA includes:
- a CDS encoding sigma 54-interacting transcriptional regulator codes for MNRGHKLSARDRRFFELVSRATFCNPFSDRRTELDLRIADCSPATPYEERIDRVIANVAEEVRKLERADRADLRFYRGEDRYVVQNAFLFDVYHRVSDRLDELILREIASGHERRPLPFARDTLATLTGRGFSVPEAHRFFAMFYQVRRAFYFINHGLVGASPSMKQLRLHLWDDIFTHDIRWYEKYLWNRMEDFSTLLLGETGTGKGTAAAAIGRSGFIPYDVGKGCFTESFTQNFISINLSQYPEALIESELFGHRKGAFTGAIEHHQGIFARCSAHGSIFLDEIGDVSIPVQVKLLQVLQDRTFSPVGSHEKLRFNGRVIAATNKPLDDLRRRGLFRDDLFYRLCSDMIVVPPLRQRLGEDPAELDVMVAHVIRRIVGEASRELAVMVREAIGANLGAHYAWPGNVRELEQAVRGILLTSRYHGDRGVAATAPEAELISGIRDGVLTAHELVASYCALLYDRFGTYEEVARRTGLDRRTVKKHVQERRGAERAC; via the coding sequence ATGAATCGGGGACACAAACTCTCAGCCCGGGATCGGCGGTTTTTCGAGCTGGTTTCGCGGGCGACCTTCTGCAACCCGTTCAGCGACCGCAGGACGGAGCTCGACCTCCGCATCGCGGACTGTTCACCGGCCACGCCTTACGAAGAGCGGATCGACCGGGTGATCGCGAACGTGGCGGAGGAAGTGCGGAAGCTCGAACGCGCGGACCGTGCGGATCTGCGTTTCTACAGAGGGGAGGACCGCTATGTCGTGCAGAACGCCTTCCTCTTCGATGTCTATCACCGTGTTTCGGATCGGTTGGACGAGCTCATCCTGCGCGAAATCGCATCGGGGCACGAGAGGCGCCCCCTGCCGTTCGCCCGCGATACGCTCGCCACGTTGACCGGCCGCGGGTTCAGCGTTCCCGAGGCACATCGTTTCTTCGCCATGTTCTACCAGGTGCGCCGGGCCTTCTATTTCATCAACCACGGCCTGGTCGGCGCAAGCCCTTCCATGAAGCAGCTTCGTCTGCACCTGTGGGACGATATCTTCACGCACGACATCCGCTGGTATGAGAAATACCTGTGGAATCGGATGGAAGACTTTTCCACGCTGCTCCTGGGTGAGACCGGCACGGGAAAGGGAACCGCGGCCGCGGCCATCGGCCGTTCGGGGTTCATCCCGTATGATGTCGGTAAGGGTTGTTTCACCGAGAGTTTCACGCAGAACTTCATTTCCATCAACCTGTCGCAGTACCCGGAAGCGCTCATCGAATCGGAGCTGTTCGGTCATCGCAAAGGCGCGTTCACCGGGGCCATCGAGCATCACCAGGGCATATTCGCCCGGTGCAGTGCGCACGGTTCCATTTTTCTGGACGAGATCGGGGACGTTTCCATTCCGGTCCAGGTGAAGCTGCTCCAGGTCCTTCAGGACCGGACCTTTTCGCCCGTGGGAAGTCATGAGAAGCTGCGCTTCAACGGCCGGGTCATCGCGGCGACCAACAAGCCCCTGGACGATCTTCGCCGCCGGGGACTCTTCCGGGACGATCTCTTTTACCGCCTCTGTTCGGACATGATCGTCGTTCCTCCGCTTCGGCAGCGCCTGGGAGAAGATCCGGCCGAGCTCGACGTCATGGTGGCCCACGTGATCCGGCGTATCGTGGGGGAAGCGTCGAGGGAACTGGCCGTGATGGTGCGGGAGGCGATCGGCGCCAACCTTGGAGCGCATTACGCCTGGCCGGGAAACGTGCGCGAGCTGGAACAGGCGGTGCGCGGCATTTTGCTGACAAGCCGCTATCATGGCGACCGCGGGGTTGCGGCAACCGCTCCCGAAGCCGAGCTCATCAGCGGGATAAGGGACGGGGTGCTGACCGCGCATGAGCTCGTGGCATCCTATTGCGCCCTGCTCTACGACCGTTTCGGCACATATGAGGAAGTGGCGCGGAGGACCGGCCTCGACCGCCGCACCGTAAAGAAACACGTCCAGGAACGGCGGGGGGCGGAGCGGGCCTGCTGA
- a CDS encoding protein-L-isoaspartate(D-aspartate) O-methyltransferase: protein MSRKSTGAFLVILLLSMAAGGAVGAADDPYGAARAKMVREIEEDARRTSERIGKTALDPRVMEIMARVPRHEFVPAAERAYAYENRPLPIGYGQTISQPYIVAVMTDLLKVGSESTVLEVGTGSGYQAAILAEFVRSVYSIEIIEALAETAAERLKRLGYDNVRVRTGDGYHGWKEHAPFDGIVVTAAAGHIPPPLLDQLKPGGRMIIPVGGPFFVQQLMLVEKDEQGRTRTRQILPVAFVPLTGGH, encoded by the coding sequence ATGAGCCGAAAATCGACAGGCGCATTCCTCGTGATCCTTTTGCTGTCCATGGCTGCAGGCGGGGCGGTCGGGGCCGCGGACGATCCCTACGGCGCGGCCCGCGCGAAAATGGTCCGGGAGATCGAGGAGGACGCCCGCCGGACCAGCGAGCGTATCGGCAAGACGGCGCTCGATCCCCGAGTCATGGAGATCATGGCCCGAGTTCCCCGGCATGAATTCGTTCCCGCGGCCGAGCGGGCTTACGCCTACGAAAACCGTCCCCTTCCCATCGGCTACGGGCAGACCATCTCGCAGCCTTACATCGTGGCCGTCATGACCGACCTTCTCAAGGTCGGGAGCGAGAGCACGGTGCTCGAGGTCGGAACGGGATCGGGATACCAGGCGGCCATTCTGGCCGAATTCGTGCGGAGCGTCTACTCCATCGAGATCATCGAGGCACTGGCCGAAACCGCCGCGGAGCGGCTCAAGCGGCTGGGGTACGACAACGTGCGGGTCAGGACCGGCGACGGCTACCATGGATGGAAAGAGCACGCCCCCTTTGACGGGATCGTCGTCACGGCCGCCGCCGGTCACATCCCGCCGCCTCTCCTCGATCAGCTCAAACCGGGGGGGAGAATGATCATCCCCGTCGGCGGCCCCTTCTTCGTGCAGCAGTTGATGCTCGTGGAAAAGGACGAGCAGGGGCGGACCCGGACGCGTCAGATCCTTCCCGTGGCTTTCGTCCCTTTGACCGGCGGGCACTGA